Proteins from a single region of Candidatus Parcubacteria bacterium:
- a CDS encoding tRNA uridine(34) 5-carboxymethylaminomethyl modification radical SAM/GNAT enzyme Elp3 (Derived by automated computational analysis using gene prediction method: Protein Homology. GO_function: GO:0016407 - acetyltransferase activity [Evidence IEA]; GO_function: GO:1904047 - S-adenosyl-L-methionine binding [Evidence IEA]), translating to MEEAIIELILKSGSRLESRDDLSAVKRDLCKRYHLKSISNSEVFKIYRELKLKNSLPRELNQEKFERLLRKRSVRTLSGVAPVAVLTKPYPCPGSCAYCPNEPGVPVSYLPNEPAVMRALRCKFNPYWQTLLRLQSLEENGHYPTKIELIVIGGTWSYLPDRYQYWFILSCFRAANDFARLKKGKYWQAASRGGWFKLLKKIPNPYPQKLALATLKKSLKQEQRKNEQATYQIIGLTLETRPDYIDKAELAQMVELGCTRVEIGVQAPDDEILRLNCRGHGVIEIVKASAGLRDYGLKITYHIMPALPGSTPAKDLALFKLLFTDANFQPDQIKFYPTVVTRGSRLYEWWRQGKYQPYSDEKLRQLIIDCKAVVPEYVRIIRLIRDIPGESIIAGNKITNLRQVMQQAGVKCGCIRCREIKDLRRPENYQISQVSYEASGGWEYFIQAESLDRKTLYGFCRLRLSSNSKIAPALIRELHVYGELVPVGGVGRVQHRGLGKELLKTAEKIAARAGAKQLAISAGVGVRDYYRKQGYRLLGAHMVKRLKTLEK from the coding sequence ATGGAAGAAGCAATTATTGAATTAATCTTAAAATCTGGTTCACGCTTGGAAAGCCGTGATGATTTATCGGCCGTCAAGCGCGACTTGTGTAAGCGCTACCACTTAAAATCTATTAGTAATTCGGAGGTTTTTAAAATATATCGAGAATTGAAGCTAAAAAATTCTTTACCGCGCGAATTAAACCAAGAAAAGTTTGAAAGATTGTTGCGTAAACGATCGGTCCGCACTCTTTCGGGAGTAGCACCGGTAGCGGTTTTAACTAAACCTTATCCTTGCCCCGGTTCTTGCGCTTACTGCCCCAATGAGCCCGGAGTACCAGTTAGTTATTTACCCAATGAACCGGCGGTTATGCGGGCCTTGCGTTGTAAATTTAATCCTTATTGGCAAACACTTCTGCGTCTTCAGTCTTTAGAAGAAAACGGTCATTATCCCACAAAAATAGAACTAATTGTTATTGGTGGCACTTGGAGCTACCTGCCTGATCGTTATCAATACTGGTTTATCTTAAGTTGTTTTCGGGCGGCCAATGATTTTGCTCGTCTTAAAAAAGGGAAATATTGGCAAGCGGCTAGTCGAGGGGGTTGGTTTAAGTTATTAAAAAAGATTCCTAATCCTTATCCGCAAAAATTAGCTTTGGCGACCTTAAAGAAGAGCTTAAAACAAGAGCAAAGAAAAAATGAACAAGCTACTTATCAAATTATCGGTCTTACTTTAGAAACGCGACCGGATTATATTGATAAGGCGGAGTTAGCGCAGATGGTGGAGTTGGGTTGTACGAGAGTAGAAATTGGTGTTCAGGCACCCGATGATGAAATTTTACGGCTTAATTGTCGCGGTCATGGGGTGATTGAGATTGTTAAAGCGTCAGCGGGTTTGCGTGATTATGGTTTAAAAATTACCTATCACATTATGCCGGCTCTTCCCGGCTCAACGCCGGCCAAAGATTTGGCCCTGTTTAAATTATTGTTTACCGATGCTAATTTTCAGCCCGATCAAATTAAATTTTATCCGACGGTGGTTACTCGCGGCAGCCGTCTTTATGAATGGTGGCGACAAGGAAAATATCAGCCTTATTCGGATGAGAAATTGCGTCAATTAATTATTGATTGTAAGGCGGTGGTGCCCGAATATGTTCGAATTATTCGCTTAATCAGAGATATTCCTGGAGAATCAATTATTGCCGGTAATAAAATTACTAACTTGCGTCAGGTGATGCAGCAGGCCGGTGTAAAATGTGGTTGTATTCGCTGTCGGGAAATTAAAGATTTAAGACGTCCGGAAAATTATCAAATAAGCCAAGTAAGCTATGAGGCTTCTGGGGGTTGGGAATATTTTATCCAGGCGGAAAGTTTGGATCGGAAAACTTTATATGGTTTTTGCCGTCTTCGCTTAAGCTCTAATAGTAAAATTGCGCCCGCTTTGATTCGCGAGCTCCATGTTTATGGCGAGTTGGTTCCGGTTGGTGGCGTGGGGCGAGTTCAACATCGCGGCTTGGGTAAAGAATTGCTTAAGACCGCGGAAAAAATTGCGGCCCGTGCTGGGGCGAAGCAGTTAGCGATTTCGGCCGGGGTGGGTGTTAGAGATTATTACCGTAAGCAAGGCTACCGTCTCTTAGGTGCTCATATGGTTAAAAGATTAAAAACCCTGGAAAAATAA
- the glyA gene encoding serine hydroxymethyltransferase (Derived by automated computational analysis using gene prediction method: Protein Homology. GO_function: GO:0004372 - glycine hydroxymethyltransferase activity [Evidence IEA]; GO_function: GO:0008270 - zinc ion binding [Evidence IEA]; GO_function: GO:0030170 - pyridoxal phosphate binding [Evidence IEA]; GO_function: GO:0070905 - serine binding [Evidence IEA]; GO_process: GO:0019264 - glycine biosynthetic process from serine [Evidence IEA]), with protein sequence MVYQNLAQTDPELWSLIKEETERQKNGIELIASENYVSAAVFEALATSLTNKYSEGYPGKRYYGGNEIIDQVENLAISRAKKLFGAEHVNVQPLSGSPANAAVYQAFLKPGDKVLALKLDHGGHLTHGHALNFSGKLYDFVPYEVDPETEEVNLDTLMKLAQEIKPKMIVAGFSAYSRSLDWEKIAAIAKEVDAYSFADISHIAGLIAAGLLASPVPYFDVVSTTTHKTLRGPRGAIIMCRAEHAAKIDQAVFPGTQGGPHENVIAAKAVAFLEAVKPEWKDYGRQILVNAQTLATELQARGYRLVSGGTDNHLLIIDLRPQGLSGKEAEKILEKIGISVSRSTIPNDPNPPLKASGLRLGTPAVTTRGFKEVEIKKLAALIDKALKSGGDENILADLKKETAALAEGFPIPGF encoded by the coding sequence ATGGTTTATCAAAATTTAGCGCAGACTGATCCGGAGCTTTGGTCGCTTATAAAAGAAGAAACTGAGCGCCAAAAAAACGGCATTGAGCTTATTGCTTCGGAAAATTATGTTTCGGCGGCCGTTTTCGAAGCTTTGGCAACATCACTAACTAATAAGTATAGTGAGGGTTATCCGGGCAAGCGTTATTATGGTGGTAATGAAATAATTGATCAGGTAGAAAATTTAGCCATTTCTCGGGCCAAAAAATTATTTGGCGCTGAACATGTTAATGTTCAACCTTTATCGGGATCACCGGCCAATGCGGCGGTTTATCAAGCCTTTTTAAAACCAGGTGATAAGGTTTTGGCTTTAAAACTGGATCATGGCGGCCATTTGACTCATGGTCACGCCCTTAATTTTTCGGGAAAACTTTACGATTTTGTTCCTTACGAAGTTGATCCGGAAACGGAAGAGGTTAATCTGGACACTTTAATGAAGCTAGCTCAAGAAATAAAACCGAAAATGATTGTCGCTGGTTTTAGTGCTTATTCCCGGTCTCTAGATTGGGAAAAAATTGCGGCGATTGCCAAAGAGGTGGACGCTTATTCTTTCGCTGATATTTCACATATTGCCGGATTGATTGCGGCGGGGTTGCTTGCTTCGCCAGTTCCTTATTTTGATGTGGTTTCGACCACAACTCATAAAACTTTACGCGGGCCGCGCGGAGCCATAATTATGTGTCGGGCCGAGCACGCAGCCAAAATTGATCAAGCGGTTTTTCCTGGCACCCAAGGCGGCCCACATGAAAATGTAATTGCCGCCAAAGCCGTCGCCTTTTTAGAGGCCGTCAAACCAGAATGGAAAGATTATGGCCGGCAAATTTTAGTTAATGCCCAGACCTTAGCAACTGAGTTGCAGGCTCGCGGTTACCGCTTAGTTTCCGGTGGAACCGATAATCATTTGTTAATTATTGATTTACGCCCCCAGGGTTTAAGCGGTAAAGAAGCGGAGAAGATTTTAGAAAAGATTGGTATTTCAGTTTCTCGCTCTACAATTCCTAACGATCCCAACCCTCCTTTAAAAGCTTCTGGTTTGCGCCTTGGAACACCAGCGGTTACGACTCGAGGTTTTAAAGAAGTGGAGATTAAAAAATTAGCCGCTTTAATTGATAAAGCTTTAAAGTCTGGTGGCGATGAAAATATTTTGGCCGACTTAAAAAAAGAAACAGCAGCGCTGGCTGAGGGTTTTCCGATTCCCGGTTTTTAG
- a CDS encoding bifunctional 5,10-methylenetetrahydrofolate dehydrogenase/5,10-methenyltetrahydrofolate cyclohydrolase (Derived by automated computational analysis using gene prediction method: Protein Homology.) produces MITQIIDGRALAAEIKTEVAEEIFRLLKEGHSQPSLAIVLVGNRLDSQLYVKLKEQEARRVGILTHTYRLPADISAVELKATLEFLNQDSGVNGVLVQLPLPEHLPTDEIMATLDPEKDVDGFLKNHPAEVISPVAAAVSLMLARQNLDLTQTQLGILHNSEIFGETLKAVLEKSGFKKIALLGNQELAKIGTYDVVISALGRPHYLSVKKLKSGAVVIDVGTSDKKGVTVGDLDPQGVDKYLSAYSPVPGGVGPLTIAFLFKNVLALYRRQ; encoded by the coding sequence ATGATCACACAAATTATTGATGGCCGCGCTTTAGCGGCGGAGATAAAAACAGAAGTTGCTGAAGAAATTTTTCGGCTTTTAAAAGAGGGGCACTCTCAGCCCAGTCTCGCCATTGTTTTGGTGGGCAATCGTCTGGATTCTCAACTGTATGTGAAATTAAAAGAGCAGGAAGCTCGCCGGGTCGGCATTTTAACTCACACCTATCGCTTACCCGCCGATATTAGCGCCGTTGAACTAAAGGCCACTTTAGAATTTTTAAATCAAGATTCTGGTGTTAACGGGGTTTTAGTGCAGCTGCCTTTACCAGAGCATTTACCGACTGACGAAATTATGGCGACCTTAGATCCAGAAAAAGATGTGGACGGTTTTTTAAAAAATCATCCGGCTGAAGTAATTTCCCCGGTGGCCGCGGCGGTTTCGCTGATGCTCGCGCGGCAAAATCTTGATCTTACTCAGACTCAATTAGGAATTTTACATAACTCAGAAATATTTGGTGAAACCTTAAAAGCAGTTTTAGAAAAAAGTGGTTTTAAAAAGATCGCTTTACTTGGCAATCAGGAGTTGGCAAAAATTGGTACCTACGATGTGGTAATTAGCGCTTTAGGCAGACCACATTATTTATCGGTAAAAAAATTAAAATCAGGGGCGGTAGTTATCGATGTTGGCACGAGCGACAAAAAAGGGGTGACTGTTGGTGACCTTGATCCGCAAGGAGTGGATAAGTATTTAAGTGCTTATTCTCCGGTTCCCGGTGGTGTTGGCCCGCTAACAATTGCCTTTTTATTTAAAAATGTTCTCGCTCTCTATCGTCGTCAGTAA
- a CDS encoding ATP-dependent DNA helicase RecQ (Derived by automated computational analysis using gene prediction method: Protein Homology. GO_function: GO:0003677 - DNA binding [Evidence IEA]; GO_function: GO:0004386 - helicase activity [Evidence IEA]; GO_function: GO:0005524 - ATP binding [Evidence IEA]; GO_process: GO:0006260 - DNA replication [Evidence IEA]; GO_process: GO:0006281 - DNA repair [Evidence IEA]) → MTAKKQQLKDLLKIHFGYESFRPGQEEALDVILNNQDTVVILPTGGGKSLIYQLPALVLDGVTIVISPLIALMKDQVDSLEKVGIPATFINSSISPLEMSARWERVASGYYKIVYLAPERFYNQNFLADLKKIKVSLLAIDEAHCISQWGHDFRPSYLRLKEAAKLMGRPPIVALTATATPEVREDIVAQLQLKNPAQIVTGFSRPNLQFAVVQANNNQKIQYIVDTVSDEKLGCGIIYTGTRAKADELANLLVARGVEAVVYHAGLDASSRAWVQDSFISGQARVVIATNAFGLGVNKKNVRFVIHHDLPGTIEAYYQEAGRAGRDGLPSFCLLFYTPQDRYLREFFIKGDNPEPHIIREVYDLLRLWSDSNEKIGQDTVLFTYSEIIQNLSESVPEMTVGSVLKILEKEGYLSRPNEKTSNGFLKAKVDYDTLFNFISRRAKTQLEVVNALFEKFAAELKSGWDFNLEETATIIGVKKESLNRTIKKLAEQDLLEYRPPFRGTEIRILKKARGEDLDLNFKALKEKAERAYEKLDEMEQYVYQVGCREQYILKYFGVLDAKECGHCDRCLKAARHLSKGGKDYRHREYLK, encoded by the coding sequence ATGACTGCTAAAAAACAACAACTTAAAGACCTCTTAAAGATTCATTTTGGTTATGAATCTTTTCGTCCTGGCCAGGAAGAAGCTTTAGATGTCATTTTAAATAATCAAGATACGGTTGTTATTTTACCGACTGGTGGCGGCAAATCTTTAATTTATCAATTACCCGCTTTAGTTTTAGATGGGGTGACGATTGTGATCTCCCCGCTCATTGCGCTGATGAAAGATCAGGTTGATTCTTTAGAAAAAGTTGGTATTCCGGCGACCTTTATTAACTCGTCAATTTCACCACTAGAGATGTCGGCTCGTTGGGAGCGAGTGGCGAGCGGTTATTATAAAATTGTTTATTTAGCTCCCGAGCGTTTTTATAATCAAAACTTCTTAGCGGATTTAAAAAAAATTAAAGTTTCTTTATTAGCGATCGATGAAGCCCATTGTATTAGTCAGTGGGGGCACGATTTTCGTCCCAGTTATTTACGCTTAAAAGAGGCTGCTAAATTAATGGGTCGACCCCCGATAGTCGCTCTTACAGCCACGGCTACACCAGAAGTTCGCGAAGATATTGTGGCCCAGTTACAGCTTAAAAATCCGGCGCAAATTGTGACGGGGTTTTCGCGACCCAACTTACAATTTGCAGTTGTTCAAGCCAATAATAATCAAAAAATACAATATATTGTTGATACTGTTAGCGACGAAAAGTTGGGTTGCGGGATAATTTATACCGGCACGCGGGCGAAAGCCGATGAGCTGGCCAACTTATTGGTGGCCCGAGGAGTGGAGGCGGTGGTTTATCACGCCGGTTTAGATGCTAGTAGTCGCGCTTGGGTCCAGGACAGTTTTATCAGTGGTCAGGCACGCGTCGTTATTGCGACTAATGCTTTTGGCTTGGGGGTTAACAAAAAGAATGTCCGTTTTGTTATTCACCATGACCTACCGGGAACAATAGAGGCTTATTATCAGGAAGCTGGTCGGGCGGGTCGTGATGGTTTGCCGAGTTTTTGTTTATTATTTTACACTCCCCAAGATCGCTATTTACGCGAATTTTTTATTAAAGGTGATAATCCGGAACCCCATATCATTCGGGAAGTTTATGATTTACTAAGGCTTTGGTCTGATAGCAATGAAAAAATTGGCCAAGATACGGTTTTGTTTACTTATTCGGAAATCATTCAGAATCTATCAGAAAGCGTTCCGGAAATGACCGTGGGTAGTGTTTTAAAAATTTTAGAAAAAGAGGGTTACTTATCTCGTCCGAATGAAAAAACTAGCAATGGTTTTTTAAAGGCTAAGGTCGATTATGATACTTTGTTTAACTTTATTTCTCGGCGAGCGAAAACACAGCTAGAAGTGGTTAATGCCTTATTTGAAAAATTTGCCGCCGAATTAAAAAGTGGGTGGGATTTTAATTTGGAAGAAACCGCGACTATTATTGGGGTTAAAAAAGAGTCTTTAAATCGGACCATCAAAAAATTAGCCGAACAGGATCTACTGGAATACCGCCCGCCCTTTAGAGGGACAGAGATTAGGATTCTGAAAAAAGCGCGCGGCGAAGATTTAGATTTAAATTTTAAAGCCTTAAAAGAAAAAGCAGAGCGCGCTTATGAAAAATTAGATGAGATGGAGCAGTATGTTTATCAGGTTGGCTGTCGCGAGCAGTATATTCTTAAATATTTTGGAGTTTTAGATGCCAAGGAGTGCGGCCATTGTGATCGCTGTTTAAAGGCCGCTCGTCACCTGTCTAAAGGCGGCAAAGATTATCGCCACCGCGAATATCTAAAATAA
- a CDS encoding class I SAM-dependent methyltransferase (Derived by automated computational analysis using gene prediction method: Protein Homology. GO_function: GO:0008168 - methyltransferase activity [Evidence IEA]; GO_function: GO:1904047 - S-adenosyl-L-methionine binding [Evidence IEA]) has translation MTELEEALEKIVREGYDKIAPEFATSRRRGSGPKIEKFLSYLPKSGSILDLGCGSGRLIPYLSPELEYLGVDPSPKLLALAKEAYPQHRFKQGDFSEADHWGQFSAVVSLAAWHHLASSAGRLEALSKMAQATLPGGVIIISVWNFWGRLKRRRQLWRNFWLRPRLGGKRLAANDLLFPWKNQAGETIALRYYHAFSRIEIKKLLKSAKARPEDYRLISDADNHWLIWRPSA, from the coding sequence ATGACTGAACTAGAAGAAGCTTTAGAAAAAATTGTTCGTGAGGGTTATGACAAAATTGCTCCCGAGTTTGCGACTTCTCGTCGTCGGGGCAGTGGCCCTAAAATAGAGAAATTTTTAAGCTACTTGCCTAAATCTGGAAGCATTTTAGATTTAGGCTGTGGCTCGGGACGGCTGATTCCTTACTTGTCTCCAGAATTGGAATATTTAGGAGTTGATCCCAGTCCAAAATTGCTAGCGCTGGCTAAAGAAGCTTATCCTCAACACCGTTTTAAACAAGGTGATTTTTCAGAGGCTGATCATTGGGGGCAGTTTTCGGCCGTTGTTAGCTTAGCGGCTTGGCACCATTTAGCTAGTTCGGCGGGGCGCCTTGAAGCCCTTTCTAAAATGGCTCAAGCTACTTTACCGGGTGGGGTAATAATAATTAGTGTTTGGAATTTTTGGGGGCGCTTAAAAAGACGGCGTCAACTGTGGCGCAATTTCTGGTTACGCCCACGTTTAGGGGGTAAACGGTTAGCGGCTAATGACCTTCTTTTTCCTTGGAAAAATCAAGCTGGTGAAACCATTGCCCTTCGTTATTATCACGCCTTTTCCCGGATTGAGATTAAGAAGTTGTTAAAGAGCGCCAAGGCGCGCCCGGAAGATTATCGCTTAATTAGTGATGCGGATAATCATTGGCTGATTTGGCGTCCGTCAGCCTAG
- a CDS encoding metal-sensitive transcriptional regulator (Derived by automated computational analysis using gene prediction method: Protein Homology.) — MKTNEQRINNIIGQLNGIKRLLVEPKTDCFQVITQLKATKAALDSLATKILSDEALPCLASEPAKQTQLNKILKEIVK; from the coding sequence ATGAAAACTAACGAGCAACGAATTAATAATATTATTGGTCAACTAAACGGAATTAAACGTTTGCTGGTTGAGCCAAAAACTGATTGCTTTCAAGTAATCACTCAATTAAAGGCGACCAAGGCGGCTCTTGATTCTTTGGCCACTAAAATTCTTAGTGACGAAGCCTTGCCTTGTTTGGCAAGCGAGCCAGCTAAGCAAACCCAACTTAATAAAATTTTAAAAGAAATTGTTAAATAA
- the trxA gene encoding thioredoxin (Derived by automated computational analysis using gene prediction method: Protein Homology. GO_component: GO:0005737 - cytoplasm [Evidence IEA]; GO_function: GO:0015036 - disulfide oxidoreductase activity [Evidence IEA]), translating to MANVLEINKNQFAGEVLQSEQPVLVDFWAPWCMPCRLMSPTLDELSKDLEGRLKIVKVNTEEPENQSLAVEYQIQSIPNLKLFKKGEIVAEFVGLRSKDSLKSDLDAWL from the coding sequence ATGGCTAATGTTTTAGAGATTAACAAAAACCAGTTTGCTGGCGAAGTTCTTCAGTCGGAGCAACCAGTGTTAGTGGATTTTTGGGCCCCCTGGTGTATGCCTTGTCGCCTGATGAGTCCCACTTTAGATGAATTGTCAAAAGACCTAGAAGGTCGTCTCAAAATTGTTAAAGTTAATACCGAGGAGCCAGAAAATCAAAGCCTGGCGGTAGAATACCAAATTCAAAGCATTCCGAATTTAAAACTCTTTAAAAAAGGTGAAATCGTAGCGGAATTTGTCGGTTTACGATCTAAAGATAGCCTCAAGTCTGATTTGGACGCTTGGCTTTAA
- a CDS encoding GreA/GreB family elongation factor (Derived by automated computational analysis using gene prediction method: Protein Homology. GO_function: GO:0003677 - DNA binding [Evidence IEA]; GO_process: GO:0032784 - regulation of DNA-templated transcription elongation [Evidence IEA]): MEVKKVSKEYYLALEKRVKEFEKSIQMLQRLSREDKNLGVDTSFESGEEKILQRQLRKAKADLHSVQAVANPKDSGVVQVGSTVTLQVNGEIHDLRLEGVASCAGVITTDAPLGKKLLGKSKGAIINIQKNRYKILEVTAKSL, translated from the coding sequence ATGGAGGTAAAAAAAGTCTCAAAAGAGTATTACCTGGCTTTAGAAAAGAGGGTAAAAGAGTTTGAAAAAAGCATTCAAATGTTGCAGCGACTATCTCGAGAAGATAAGAATTTGGGCGTAGATACCAGTTTTGAAAGCGGCGAAGAGAAGATTTTGCAACGGCAGCTTAGAAAGGCAAAGGCCGACTTGCATTCTGTTCAGGCCGTGGCCAATCCTAAAGACAGTGGTGTCGTTCAGGTTGGTTCCACGGTCACTCTTCAGGTGAATGGAGAAATTCATGATCTCCGACTTGAAGGTGTCGCCTCTTGTGCCGGTGTGATTACTACCGATGCCCCTTTAGGAAAAAAACTCTTAGGGAAAAGTAAAGGAGCGATTATAAATATTCAAAAAAATCGCTACAAAATTTTAGAAGTTACGGCTAAAAGTCTGTAA
- a CDS encoding hypothetical protein (Derived by automated computational analysis using gene prediction method: GeneMarkS-2+.), whose amino-acid sequence MKKKNNLLLGVVLLLVVVAVILGIVLNNRGTISKKEAAAQGENFVNSFLMQPGSVALVKEVSEEYDLYKLKMDVGAGQMVDSYLSRDGKLFFPQALDIAEVREEMANASPSDNADGEVPVQDVPKSEKPTVELFVMSYCPYGLQMEKGIFPVVDLLGDKIDFELKFNDYIMHGEKEIEENLVQYCIQKEQGDKLSDYVQCFTKEGDTEGCLAEAGINKTQNDACITATDNEYKVTENFENNIGYSGSYPGFDVYKADNDQYGVGGSPTLVINGATVSPARDSVSLLNTICAAFENAPEECNDTSLPSASPAPGLGVGTTNSAVAAACE is encoded by the coding sequence ATGAAGAAAAAAAATAATCTTCTCTTAGGGGTTGTTCTTTTATTGGTAGTCGTGGCCGTTATTTTGGGAATTGTTTTAAATAACCGAGGCACGATTAGTAAAAAAGAGGCTGCCGCCCAAGGAGAAAATTTTGTTAATTCTTTTTTAATGCAACCCGGAAGCGTTGCCTTGGTAAAAGAAGTAAGCGAAGAGTACGATTTATATAAGTTAAAAATGGATGTTGGCGCCGGACAAATGGTTGATTCCTATCTTTCTCGCGATGGTAAACTTTTCTTTCCACAAGCTTTAGATATTGCTGAAGTTAGAGAAGAGATGGCTAATGCCTCTCCTAGTGACAATGCCGATGGAGAAGTGCCAGTTCAAGATGTACCTAAATCAGAAAAACCGACAGTTGAATTATTCGTGATGAGTTATTGCCCTTACGGTTTACAAATGGAAAAAGGAATCTTCCCGGTTGTTGATCTCTTAGGAGATAAGATTGATTTTGAATTAAAGTTCAATGACTATATCATGCACGGTGAGAAGGAAATTGAAGAAAACTTAGTTCAATACTGCATCCAGAAAGAGCAGGGCGACAAGTTAAGTGATTACGTTCAATGCTTCACTAAAGAAGGTGATACTGAAGGCTGTTTAGCTGAAGCCGGCATAAATAAAACCCAAAACGATGCTTGTATTACCGCCACTGATAATGAATATAAAGTCACTGAAAATTTTGAGAATAATATTGGTTACAGTGGCTCCTATCCAGGCTTCGACGTTTATAAGGCTGATAATGACCAATACGGAGTCGGTGGTTCCCCAACCTTGGTAATCAATGGTGCCACTGTTTCTCCCGCTCGCGATAGCGTCAGCTTGCTAAACACTATTTGCGCCGCCTTTGAAAATGCTCCCGAAGAGTGTAATGACACCAGCTTACCCTCCGCCTCGCCAGCTCCTGGTCTAGGCGTCGGAACAACTAACTCCGCTGTCGCCGCCGCTTGCGAATAA
- a CDS encoding RNA pseudouridine synthase (Derived by automated computational analysis using gene prediction method: Protein Homology.) → MSEPKIIWETEDYLVLDKPAGWTVHGGPGVNGPLLTDWLKENYPDIGAVGDDPLRPGIVHRLDREASGLMIVAKTNLAWEYFKKLFKTRKVEKTYWALVHGQITKDEATLNFSINRSQSGHRMVALPFTGPNLNAKKQLNNRDRGLVAAHKQARVALTKFIVLKRFVNYSLLEVKIKTGRTHQIRVHFFAYGHPLLGDTLYHTKKTKVKNEKVNLGRLFLVAKGLAFRDPAGEDKVFEIKLPEDLENFLNRTV, encoded by the coding sequence ATGTCGGAACCAAAAATTATTTGGGAAACAGAAGACTATCTGGTTTTAGACAAACCGGCAGGTTGGACTGTCCATGGTGGCCCCGGAGTTAATGGTCCTCTTTTGACCGATTGGTTAAAAGAGAATTACCCCGATATCGGTGCGGTTGGTGATGATCCGCTGCGCCCAGGAATTGTCCATCGTTTAGATAGAGAGGCGAGCGGACTAATGATTGTCGCCAAAACTAATCTGGCTTGGGAATATTTTAAAAAACTTTTTAAAACTAGAAAAGTAGAAAAAACTTATTGGGCTCTAGTTCATGGTCAAATTACTAAAGACGAGGCCACCCTAAATTTTTCCATTAACCGCTCCCAGTCCGGACATCGCATGGTCGCTCTCCCTTTTACGGGCCCCAATTTAAATGCGAAAAAACAATTAAATAATCGTGACCGGGGTTTAGTAGCCGCTCATAAGCAGGCCCGGGTAGCACTCACAAAATTTATTGTTTTAAAAAGATTTGTTAACTACAGCTTATTGGAAGTTAAAATAAAAACCGGACGAACTCACCAAATTAGAGTTCATTTTTTTGCTTATGGACACCCCTTGTTAGGCGACACTCTTTACCACACTAAAAAAACGAAAGTTAAAAATGAAAAAGTTAATTTAGGTAGATTGTTTTTGGTTGCTAAAGGTTTAGCTTTTCGCGACCCGGCCGGCGAAGATAAAGTTTTTGAAATTAAGCTCCCTGAAGATTTGGAAAATTTTTTAAACCGTACGGTTTAG